In Xanthomonas sp. SI, the following are encoded in one genomic region:
- a CDS encoding CatB-related O-acetyltransferase, which produces MSDASLPMAVTERSGFIPPLVTNDPRISVGRFTYGNPQFKVWSEGERIDIGAFCSIADDVLIFGGGEHRLDWVTTYPLRIALNSPGAGQDGHPHTKGRTVIGNDVWIGHGAMVVSGVTVGDGACIGAGAVVSRDVPPYAIVAGNPARVVRMRFDEQIVARLLEIRWWQWPIEKIRAFESLLCSDDISAFVAAAPRADDSVSPFANHTVP; this is translated from the coding sequence ATGAGTGATGCATCTCTTCCAATGGCGGTGACGGAGCGCAGCGGATTCATCCCGCCATTGGTGACGAACGACCCGCGCATCTCCGTTGGTCGCTTTACCTACGGCAATCCGCAGTTCAAAGTGTGGAGTGAAGGCGAGAGGATCGATATCGGTGCGTTTTGTTCGATCGCCGACGATGTGCTCATCTTCGGTGGCGGCGAGCATCGCCTGGACTGGGTCACCACCTATCCGCTGCGGATTGCATTGAATTCCCCGGGCGCCGGACAGGACGGACATCCGCACACGAAGGGTCGCACGGTCATCGGTAACGACGTCTGGATCGGCCATGGCGCCATGGTTGTGTCCGGTGTCACCGTGGGCGACGGTGCGTGTATCGGTGCTGGCGCGGTCGTCAGCAGGGATGTGCCGCCTTACGCGATTGTCGCCGGCAACCCCGCGCGCGTGGTGCGCATGCGCTTCGACGAGCAGATCGTCGCACGCCTGCTGGAGATTCGTTGGTGGCAGTGGCCGATCGAGAAGATCCGTGCCTTCGAGTCCCTGTTGTGTTCCGACGACATCAGTGCCTTCGTCGCTGCTGCGCCGCGCGCCGACGATTCCGTTTCCCCTTTTGCGAACCATACCGTCCCATGA